The following proteins are encoded in a genomic region of Variovorax paradoxus:
- the tcuB gene encoding tricarballylate utilization 4Fe-4S protein TcuB — MQQLTDLVARARADADGIGSASARVIPIRPALPLTASEGEVARILQICNACRYCEGFCAVFPAMTRRLEFGKADTHYLANLCHNCGSCLHACQYAPPHEFAVNVPQAMAQVRMQTYHDYAWPSAMGALYKKAGLTVALALAAGLALFLVLAVAMTGALLHEPLAGNFYAIFPHNFLALVFGAVFGFVVFALGMGTRRFWREVSPAQESAPAEVAGVRAAASAEAAHDVLRLTYLDGGHGEGCNNADDRFTLWRRRFHHFAFYGFMLCFASTCVATLYHYLFGLQAPYALTSLPVLLGTAGGIGLVIGPVGLLWMNLRRNAAHGDIAQRPMDRGFIALLLLTSLTGLALLAWRDTAFMALLLAVHLGVVMALFLTLPYGKFAHGIFRSAALLKFAIEKRLPSRLQLGTD, encoded by the coding sequence TTGCAGCAGCTCACTGACCTCGTCGCGCGCGCCCGTGCGGACGCCGACGGCATCGGCAGCGCCTCGGCCCGCGTGATCCCCATTCGCCCCGCCCTGCCCCTCACAGCGAGCGAAGGAGAGGTCGCGCGCATCCTGCAGATCTGCAACGCCTGCCGTTATTGCGAAGGTTTCTGTGCGGTGTTCCCCGCAATGACGCGGCGGCTCGAGTTCGGCAAGGCCGATACGCACTACCTGGCCAACCTGTGCCACAACTGCGGCTCCTGCCTGCATGCGTGCCAGTACGCGCCGCCGCACGAGTTCGCGGTGAACGTGCCGCAGGCCATGGCGCAGGTGCGCATGCAGACTTACCACGACTACGCCTGGCCATCTGCAATGGGTGCGCTGTACAAGAAGGCCGGCCTCACCGTCGCGCTTGCACTCGCCGCCGGCCTCGCGCTGTTCCTGGTGCTGGCCGTGGCCATGACGGGCGCGCTGCTGCACGAGCCGCTCGCAGGCAATTTCTACGCGATCTTTCCGCACAACTTTCTTGCGCTGGTGTTCGGCGCGGTGTTCGGCTTCGTGGTGTTCGCACTGGGCATGGGCACGCGCCGGTTCTGGCGCGAGGTGTCGCCGGCGCAGGAAAGCGCGCCCGCCGAAGTGGCCGGCGTGCGCGCCGCAGCCAGCGCCGAGGCCGCGCACGACGTGCTGCGACTCACCTACCTGGACGGCGGCCACGGCGAAGGCTGCAACAACGCCGACGACCGCTTCACGCTCTGGCGCAGGCGCTTTCACCACTTCGCCTTCTACGGCTTCATGCTGTGCTTTGCCTCCACGTGCGTGGCAACGCTCTACCACTACCTGTTCGGCCTGCAAGCGCCCTACGCGCTCACGAGCCTGCCGGTGCTGCTGGGCACTGCCGGTGGTATCGGATTGGTGATCGGCCCCGTCGGATTGCTGTGGATGAACCTGCGGCGCAATGCGGCACACGGCGACATTGCGCAGCGGCCGATGGACCGCGGCTTCATCGCGCTGCTGCTGCTCACGAGCCTGACCGGCCTTGCGCTGCTCGCCTGGCGCGACACCGCCTTCATGGCGCTGCTGCTCGCGGTGCATCTGGGCGTGGTGATGGCGCTCTTCCTGACCCTGCCCTACGGCAAGTTCGCGCACGGCATCTTCCGCTCGGCGGCATTGCTCAAGTTCGCGATCGAGAAACGCCTGCCCAGCCGCTTGCAGCTGGGCACCGACTGA
- a CDS encoding Bug family tripartite tricarboxylate transporter substrate binding protein: MRRRGFAGVAALVLLTGGLAAAQRADAQAAYPSKPVRVVVAFTAGGTTDILARAVTQQMSEKLGQPFVIDNKPGGGGNIGTEFVVRAPADGYTLIVNSVGPMAVNQTLYKNLPYDPLTDLVPVVQIADVPNVLVVNPEVPAKTMEEFIAYAKANPNKLNYGSTGVGTSSHLSSFMLSKRIGAETLHIPYKGANALNDLLAGRVQFMFATIPSVISHIKAGKLRAVAVSSLQRSRSLPDVPTVAEKGFPDFSAGSWFGFFAPKGTPEPVMALLNKAVNEALPGLSAQMVREGADPVGGTPAQFGQFTRREYEKWKLIVRESGATAE, from the coding sequence ATGCGGCGCCGCGGCTTCGCGGGTGTCGCGGCACTGGTCCTGCTCACCGGCGGCCTGGCCGCGGCTCAACGTGCCGACGCGCAAGCGGCCTACCCCTCGAAGCCGGTGCGCGTGGTGGTGGCCTTCACGGCCGGCGGCACCACCGACATCCTGGCGCGCGCGGTCACGCAGCAGATGTCCGAGAAGCTCGGGCAGCCCTTCGTCATCGACAACAAGCCCGGCGGCGGCGGCAACATCGGCACCGAGTTCGTGGTGCGTGCACCGGCCGACGGCTACACGCTCATCGTCAATTCAGTCGGCCCCATGGCCGTGAACCAGACGCTCTACAAGAACCTGCCGTATGACCCGCTCACCGACCTCGTGCCCGTGGTGCAGATTGCCGACGTGCCCAACGTGCTGGTCGTGAACCCCGAGGTGCCCGCCAAGACGATGGAAGAGTTCATTGCCTACGCCAAGGCCAACCCCAACAAGCTGAACTACGGTTCCACCGGCGTCGGCACTTCGTCGCATCTTTCGAGCTTCATGCTCAGCAAGCGCATCGGCGCCGAAACGCTGCACATTCCCTACAAGGGCGCCAACGCGTTGAACGACCTGCTCGCGGGCCGGGTGCAATTCATGTTCGCGACCATCCCTTCGGTCATCTCGCACATCAAGGCGGGCAAGCTGCGCGCCGTTGCGGTCAGCAGCCTGCAGCGCTCGCGCTCGCTGCCCGATGTGCCCACGGTGGCCGAAAAAGGCTTTCCGGATTTTTCGGCAGGTTCGTGGTTCGGCTTCTTCGCGCCCAAGGGCACGCCGGAGCCGGTGATGGCACTGCTCAACAAGGCGGTCAACGAGGCCCTTCCGGGACTGAGCGCACAGATGGTGCGCGAAGGTGCCGACCCGGTCGGCGGCACGCCCGCGCAGTTCGGGCAATTCACGCGCCGCGAGTATGAGAAGTGGAAGCTGATCGTGCGCGAATCGGGCGCCACCGCCGAGTAA
- the tcuA gene encoding FAD-dependent tricarballylate dehydrogenase TcuA produces MIDVLVVGGGNAALCAALMAREAGASVLLLEASPKEWRGGNSQHTRNLRCMHDAPQDVLIDAYPEEEYWQDLLKVTGGLTDERLARLVIRASSSCRDWMRSHGVHFQPPLSGALHVARTNAFFMGGGKALVNAYYRSAERLGVQIRCDTPVASVELDGERFVAVRTEAGERIEAKSCVLAAGGFESNREWLREAWGQNERGEWPADNFLIRGTRFNQGVLLKYMIEAGADSIGDPSQGHMVAIDARAPLYDGGICTRIDCVSLGVVVNRDAQRFYDEGEDFWPKRYAIWGRLVAQQPGQIAWSIIDQKAVGRFMPPVFTGTQAATLGELAQKIGLDETTFVRTVQDYNAACRVGRFDHTALDDCHTEGIAPAKTHWARPLDTAPFYAYPVRPGITFTYLGLKVDQTAAVRFGGRPSPNLFVAGEMMAGNVLGKGYTAGVGMSIGTAFGRIAGAQAAKAAKNLSKNSPETALAAAH; encoded by the coding sequence GTGATAGACGTACTGGTTGTCGGCGGCGGCAATGCCGCGCTGTGCGCCGCGCTGATGGCGCGCGAGGCCGGCGCCTCCGTGCTGCTACTCGAGGCCTCGCCCAAGGAATGGCGCGGCGGCAATTCGCAGCACACCCGCAACCTGCGCTGCATGCACGACGCGCCGCAGGACGTGCTGATCGACGCCTACCCTGAAGAGGAGTACTGGCAAGACCTGCTCAAGGTGACCGGCGGGCTCACCGACGAGCGCTTGGCGCGCCTGGTGATCCGCGCCTCTTCCAGCTGCCGCGACTGGATGCGCAGCCACGGCGTGCACTTTCAGCCGCCGCTCTCGGGCGCGTTGCACGTGGCGCGCACCAACGCCTTCTTCATGGGTGGAGGCAAGGCGCTGGTCAACGCCTACTACCGCAGCGCCGAACGGCTCGGCGTGCAGATCCGCTGCGACACGCCCGTGGCCTCGGTCGAACTCGATGGCGAACGCTTCGTGGCGGTGCGCACCGAAGCCGGCGAACGCATCGAAGCAAAGAGCTGCGTGCTGGCCGCGGGCGGTTTCGAATCGAACCGCGAATGGCTGCGCGAGGCCTGGGGCCAGAACGAGCGCGGCGAATGGCCGGCCGACAACTTCCTGATCCGCGGCACGCGCTTCAACCAGGGCGTGCTGCTCAAGTACATGATCGAAGCCGGTGCCGACAGCATCGGCGATCCGTCGCAGGGCCACATGGTGGCCATCGACGCGCGCGCGCCGCTCTACGACGGCGGCATCTGCACGCGCATCGATTGCGTCTCGCTCGGCGTGGTGGTCAACCGCGACGCGCAACGCTTCTACGACGAAGGCGAAGACTTCTGGCCCAAGCGCTATGCGATCTGGGGTCGGCTCGTGGCGCAGCAGCCGGGGCAGATCGCCTGGTCGATCATCGACCAGAAGGCGGTCGGCCGCTTCATGCCGCCCGTGTTCACCGGCACGCAGGCGGCCACGCTCGGCGAACTGGCACAGAAGATCGGCCTCGACGAAACCACCTTCGTGCGCACCGTGCAGGACTACAACGCCGCCTGCCGCGTCGGCCGCTTCGACCACACCGCGCTCGACGACTGCCACACCGAAGGCATCGCGCCCGCCAAGACGCACTGGGCGCGCCCGCTGGACACCGCGCCCTTCTACGCCTACCCGGTGCGCCCCGGCATCACCTTCACCTACCTGGGCCTGAAAGTGGACCAGACCGCGGCCGTGCGCTTCGGTGGCCGGCCGAGCCCCAACCTCTTCGTGGCCGGCGAAATGATGGCCGGCAACGTGCTGGGCAAGGGCTATACGGCCGGCGTGGGCATGAGCATCGGCACCGCCTTCGGCCGCATCGCCGGCGCGCAGGCTGCAAAAGCCGCCAAGAACCTTTCGAAGAATTCCCCGGAGACCGCCCTTGCAGCAGCTCACTGA
- a CDS encoding class II aldolase/adducin family protein → MTTPGVLQIPSMKDRCSDAEWQARVDLAACYRLVDLYGMSDMMANHISSHVPGEHGAFLINPYGMMYEEITASSLIKVDQDGNILSKPDFGDLNYGINKAGYVIHSAVHAARPDVACVIHTHSWASMAVSSLECGLLPLTQTAMRFLKIGYHDYEGVVLNTEEQASLLADLGQGEAVIFRNHGALVVGRSVGEAFNWMHRLELACRAQIGAMSCNTPLVEVPQHILEETWNNYQPGTRRPYGLMEWPALLRKLDRMDPGFRD, encoded by the coding sequence ATGACAACCCCTGGCGTGCTCCAGATCCCTTCCATGAAAGACCGCTGCTCCGACGCCGAATGGCAGGCCCGCGTCGACCTTGCGGCCTGCTACCGGCTCGTCGATCTGTACGGCATGTCGGACATGATGGCCAACCACATCTCCTCGCACGTGCCGGGCGAGCATGGCGCGTTCCTCATCAACCCCTACGGGATGATGTACGAGGAGATCACCGCGTCGAGCCTCATCAAGGTCGACCAGGACGGGAATATCCTCTCCAAGCCCGACTTCGGCGACCTGAACTACGGCATCAACAAGGCCGGCTACGTGATCCACAGTGCCGTGCACGCCGCGCGGCCCGACGTGGCCTGCGTGATCCATACGCACAGCTGGGCCTCGATGGCGGTGTCCTCGCTCGAATGCGGCCTGCTGCCGCTCACGCAAACCGCGATGCGATTCCTGAAGATCGGCTACCACGACTACGAGGGCGTGGTGCTCAACACCGAGGAGCAGGCCTCGCTGCTGGCCGACTTGGGCCAGGGCGAAGCGGTGATCTTCCGCAACCACGGTGCACTGGTGGTGGGCCGCAGCGTGGGCGAGGCCTTCAACTGGATGCATCGGCTCGAGCTGGCCTGCCGCGCGCAGATCGGCGCCATGTCGTGCAACACGCCTTTGGTGGAGGTGCCGCAGCACATCCTGGAAGAAACCTGGAACAACTACCAGCCCGGCACTCGCCGCCCTTACGGACTCATGGAATGGCCCGCGCTGCTACGGAAGCTCGACCGCATGGACCCGGGCTTTCGCGACTGA
- a CDS encoding LysR family transcriptional regulator, which yields MELRQLRYFVKVCELRSMGRAAVELGVVTSALSQQISRLEGELSTRLLQRSSTGVTPTDAGLAFLHQAQLTLRHADDAVRAAQQARLSGHVSVGLAPTTATVLGVPLMRAMQERYPEVRLHMVEALSGHLTTMLHARQLDLAVLFQTDTPRRWSVLPLLAEKLFVIASPDLAQRPTGTKVRLSQLAEVPLILPSGSHGLRATLTAAFARARIAPRIVAEVDGLALLMDAVRAGHGATIQPGAATARHDRDDLQLTQISDAHVGRRNLLVSLSDDELSPAALAARVVLADTARALVREGRWTGASLLEN from the coding sequence ATGGAACTGAGGCAACTGCGCTACTTCGTCAAGGTCTGCGAACTCCGCAGCATGGGCCGCGCGGCCGTCGAGTTGGGCGTGGTCACGTCGGCGCTGAGCCAGCAGATCAGCCGGCTCGAAGGCGAGCTTTCGACGCGGCTCTTGCAGCGTAGCTCGACCGGCGTGACGCCGACCGATGCCGGCTTGGCCTTTCTGCACCAGGCGCAACTCACGCTGCGGCATGCCGACGACGCCGTGCGCGCGGCGCAGCAGGCGCGCCTCTCGGGCCATGTGAGCGTGGGCCTCGCGCCCACCACCGCCACGGTGCTCGGCGTGCCGCTGATGCGCGCCATGCAGGAGCGCTACCCCGAGGTGCGGCTGCACATGGTCGAGGCGCTCTCGGGGCACCTCACGACCATGCTGCACGCGCGCCAGCTCGATCTGGCGGTGCTGTTCCAGACCGACACGCCACGCCGCTGGAGCGTGCTGCCGCTGCTCGCGGAAAAGCTCTTCGTGATCGCGTCGCCGGATCTCGCGCAACGTCCCACCGGCACCAAGGTGCGCTTGTCGCAGCTGGCCGAGGTACCGCTCATCCTTCCCAGCGGCAGCCACGGACTGCGCGCCACACTCACGGCGGCTTTCGCGCGGGCGCGCATTGCGCCGCGCATCGTTGCCGAAGTGGACGGCCTGGCGCTGTTGATGGACGCGGTGCGCGCCGGCCATGGCGCCACCATCCAGCCCGGCGCCGCCACGGCCCGGCACGACCGCGACGACCTGCAGCTCACGCAGATCAGCGATGCGCATGTAGGCCGCCGCAACCTGCTCGTCAGCCTCTCCGACGACGAGCTTTCGCCCGCCGCGCTGGCGGCGCGCGTGGTGCTTGCCGACACCGCCCGCGCCCTGGTGCGCGAAGGCCGCTGGACCGGCGCCAGTCTTCTCGAAAACTGA